The Devosia sp. MC521 genome segment CGTGCTGCAATCGTCCGCGCTGCTGAAGGTTTACCAGCCCGCACAGGCGCAGCCGTTGATGCGCGTGAAGTCGAAGTTGCTGCCAAGTTTGATCATCTGGCTCAGGTTGAGCCATCGGCAGGATTGGTGGAAGCCATTACGCCGATTTTGGCTGGCCAGCTTGAAAACTGGAAAGAACTCGCGAAGTCGAAAGGTCTCGCCGATCCAGACGCTGCAATTGCGACCTACCGCGCGGCCCTCGCTGCCGCTCAATAAGAACAAGCTCCCTCCCGGAGCTCGGGGCTCGATCTTCGGATCGGGCCCTATTCCTCTTTCTGGCGGCACAAGAAAAAGGCCCAATCTTCCGATCGAGCCCTAATTGGTTACTTGCTGGCGACGGCCACAAAATCACATTGCACCAGCATTCCCCCCTGCAAATCTGCCTGCACGGCCTGCCGGGTTGGGCGGTTTTGCGGATCGGGGAACATTTTCACCCAATGCGGATTGACCATGTCGCGCTGCGAGCGGTCTTTCATCAAAATGGTGATTTTGATGATGTCATCGGTGGTCAGGCCCGCCGCTTCCACGATGGTCCGCACATGGCCGAACATCAGCTCGCATTGCTTTTCCATGCCCTCAGTCGAGGTTGCCATTGTTTCGGGGTCGAAGCCATGAATACCGCCCGAGTAAACAATGTCACCGATCCGGCACGCAGCCGGTGTCGGGTTTTTATGGACGAAGCTATCGACGTAGATGCTCTGACGTTTCGACACGTTTAGGGCTTCCTCTTCCCAATCTTGTTTGGTGCCAGCAGCAGTCACAATCGTTGATTGTTCAAGGTAAAAGCCCACTCTTTTTCACAATACGGACAGGCTCTTGCTTGTCGGTGGGCGCATCCGCTCTGGGTGATTTTAGTTTTCGCTATGTGAACAAAAACGCCAGCTTCAGTTGAGGCAAACTTCAGCACGCGCTCAACTTGCCTTCCAAGAAAAGTCAGCAATGACCCCGGGAGGCAGGTCCATGAGCATGGACGATATCGTTCTTCATCCGCCGTTCAACATCACGCGTTCGAGCCACATTGTGCTCACCGTGGCGGATCTCGACGCGTCTAAGGCATTCTACACCGATCTTTGCGGCTTGGTGGTCAGCGATGCCGATAGCGAAGCGGTCTATCTGCGCGGCATGGAAGAAGCGGCGCATCACTCGCTGGTTCTGCGCAAAGGCAATGATCCAGTCTGCCAGCGCGTTGGTTTCCGCGTGCAGACAGATGACGATATCCGTGCCGGTTATGACTACTTCCAGTCCAAAGGTGTTGAATCTTCCATCGTGGAAGTCCCGTATCAGGGCCTGACCCTGCATGTGCGTGACGCGGTGGGCGTGCCGCTGGAGTTCACCTCCAGCATGGAACTGCGCCCACGCCTGATGACCGCTTACGATCAATACCGCGGCGCCTCGGCTCAGCGCCTTGATCACTACCAGCTGCAGTCGGCCAAGGTTCGCAAGAGCTACGAATTCTATCAGCCCCTCGGCTTCCGCACCTCCGAATACACCTTCTCGGAAAACGAAGATGGCTCTGAACACCTCTGGGGCGTGTGGATGCAGCGCAAGGGCAATCCGCACGATATCGTCTTTACCCATGGTCCTGGCCCGCGCCTGCACCACTTTGCCTACACCCTTCGCGACGCGTCCGACATGATCCGCGCTTGCGACGTGGCTGGTGCTCTTGGTTTGGGCCAACGCCTCGAGCGCGGTCCGGGTCGTCACGGCATTTCCGGTGCCATGTTCATCTACTTCCGCGATCCGGACGGGCATCGCATCGAGCTCTTCAACACCCATTACCAGCACATCGACATCGAACCCGCTGTGGGTTGGTCGCTGTCCAATCCCAAGCGTGCGGATCAGTGGGGCCTACCGGCTCAGGAGCAGTGGTTTGCAGAAGCCACCCGCTTTGCTGGCGCCGAGCCGAGCCAGCCAGACGAAAACATCCCGCTGCCAACTCTTGAAAAGTTCTTGGCGCGCAAGGCGGCCGAACGCGCCTGACGCGCGGCCATTAGAGGAGAAATGACATGCTGAACATTGCCATTATCGGCGCTGGCCCCGGCGGCCTCGCACTGGCTCTGCGCTTGCAGCAGAAGGGGTTTAACCCCACGATTTATGAAGGCGCACCAGAGCTGAAGCCGCTTGGCGTTGGCGT includes the following:
- a CDS encoding RidA family protein encodes the protein MSKRQSIYVDSFVHKNPTPAACRIGDIVYSGGIHGFDPETMATSTEGMEKQCELMFGHVRTIVEAAGLTTDDIIKITILMKDRSQRDMVNPHWVKMFPDPQNRPTRQAVQADLQGGMLVQCDFVAVASK
- the hpaD gene encoding 3,4-dihydroxyphenylacetate 2,3-dioxygenase, translated to MSMDDIVLHPPFNITRSSHIVLTVADLDASKAFYTDLCGLVVSDADSEAVYLRGMEEAAHHSLVLRKGNDPVCQRVGFRVQTDDDIRAGYDYFQSKGVESSIVEVPYQGLTLHVRDAVGVPLEFTSSMELRPRLMTAYDQYRGASAQRLDHYQLQSAKVRKSYEFYQPLGFRTSEYTFSENEDGSEHLWGVWMQRKGNPHDIVFTHGPGPRLHHFAYTLRDASDMIRACDVAGALGLGQRLERGPGRHGISGAMFIYFRDPDGHRIELFNTHYQHIDIEPAVGWSLSNPKRADQWGLPAQEQWFAEATRFAGAEPSQPDENIPLPTLEKFLARKAAERA